From the genome of Metarhizium brunneum chromosome 4, complete sequence, one region includes:
- the prr-5_0 gene encoding pH-response regulator protein palI/prr-5, which yields MGVGKFIHHIGTFLLFVSFVLLIVVDITAPVINNLSIMKVDLGRNRAGADQVTFGTFGYCLRGIDDSDECTHSRIGYDPANLMNRLDGTDFGDASATTAKGLTRVMVLHPVATGLCFIACLLCIFTGTVGSFLASLVSLITFVVTLVAMVCDFVTFSIIKHDVNQNGVSTASWGSGIWLILASAIFTLFGAAIVFVTCCCARKKKSSERQKENWNETTTTPASGRKRRFW from the exons ATGGGCGTCGGCAAGTTCATTCACCACATCGGCACGTTTCTGCTCTTCGTGTCGTTTGTGCttctcatcgtcgtcgacatCACAGCCCCTGTCATCAACAACCTCTCGATAATGAAGGTCGACCTCGGGAGAAACCGTGCTGGGGCTGACCAGGTCACATTTGGCACCTTTGGTTACTGCCTTCGAGGCATAGA CGATTCCGATGAATGCACCCACTCCAGGATTGGCTATGACCCTGCCAATCTGATGAACCGCCTTGACGGCACCGACTTTGGCGATGCCTctgccaccaccgccaaggGTCTCACGCGAGTTATGGTTCTGCACCCTGTCGCAACGGGCTTGTGCTTCATCGCCTGCCTACTCTGCATCTTCACCGGCACCGTCGGCTCCTTCCTGGCCTCCCTCGTGTCGCTGATTACGTTTGTCGTCACCTTGGTAGCCATGGTCTGTGACTTTGTCAccttcagcatcatcaagcaCGACGTCAACCAGAACGGCGTCAGTACGGCCAGCTGGGGTTCCGGTATCTGGCTCATTCTCGCctccgccatcttcaccctCTTTGGTGCCGCCATCGTTTTTGTCACCTGCTGCTGTGCtcgcaagaagaagagctcgGAGCGCCAGAAGGAGAACTGGAATGAGACCACTACTACCCCTGCCAGTGGCCGCAAGCGTCGCTTCTGGTAA